The Aptenodytes patagonicus chromosome 12, bAptPat1.pri.cur, whole genome shotgun sequence nucleotide sequence CAGTTGCTTCCTCCGGAGAAGGTCTGCCCGCCGTTGTCGGTGGAGAACACGATCACGCTGTTGTCATAATAGCCGTACTTCTTGAGGGCCCAGGTGATGTTCTTCACCGCCTCGTCCATGCACGTCACCATGGCGGCGTACTTGCGGCGAGCGACGTTGCCCATGGAGCGGTAGCGGTAGATGTACTCCTTGGGCGACTGCAGAGGTGTGTGGACCGCCTGGAAGGCCACGTAGATGAAGATGGGCTCCTTGGGGCTGTGGGACGCCAGGATCTTGCTGACACGCTGGGTGTAGAGGAAGGTGGAGTACTTCCCACTCTGGTCCCAAGCCACGTCCTCCCCTTCGTGCAGGTCGTAGCCACAGACACCCGGCCCGTCACAGTTGTCGTAGGTGTAGTAGTCCACATTGCCCGTCAGGGAGCCCAGGAAGGTGTCGAAGCCCCGACGGGTGGGCAGGCACTCCTTCTTGTAGAAACCAAGGTGCCACTTGCCCACCATGTGCGTGGAGTAGCCAGCTTCCTGCAGCTTCTGGGGCAGGGTGACCTGGTCGAGGGGCAGGCAGTTGGGCTGCCGAGGGCGGATGATGGAGTGCTGCAGCCCTGTGTGGATCTGGTACCTGCCGGGGAAGAGCCAGGAGGAATCAATGATGATAGGGAGTGGTGCTGGGTGGGGATGTGATGGCACTTTATGCGCTGGAGACCCCAAATGCATGCAGCTCTCCGTGTCACCCAGCCCAACCCCATGGAGCAAGCTCCATGCCAGAGACAGGGAGCTCCTCATCCATCCAAAAGTAGGAAAAGCAgatgcaaaaagagagagagggggctCAGCAGACATCTCAAAAGCACGCTGGGCTGCTCTCCCAGGATGCCACCAGCAGCTGGCCCCACTGCTGCCAACCCAGGGGAGgtggctgggctctgccagggctgggcagcacaaGGAAGAGTTGCGTAGTGATCCCTGTGGGTTTGCAGTGCCCCACCTGCCTGCCCACGCATCCCTGTCCTCCCCTGCTCTGCACACCCCGGAGATGCCTGGGATCCCTCCAGAGCCATCAGGAGAGAAGAGAGGCCTTTGCCTGGACCCCGGTGGGCTCCACCACTCCCAGGCAGCAGGTGACCACATCCATAGGCACCTCCCTGGGGCCCACTCCTCAGCAGGAGATGATCTGATGAAATCTGCCTCCTATGGTGAGTGCTgacctcccagccctgctccaaggAAAGCCCCACCTGTCCCAGGAGGCAGAAGGGCCCAGGATCAGGGGAGACTGTGCTGCCGTGGGAGGGGGTGATGGACCAGCATCCAGCCTGCCCTGGACAGTGCAGCACTGAATGCACAAGCAGGAAAAGCACGGTCCGAGGGACTCGTAGATGCAGGGGAGAACGATCCTTCAACCCCACAGCCCAGCAGCAAATCTCCAAGGGCCAGTGTGAGAGCAGCACAGGACTGCCTGGGGACACAGCTTCTTGCCCAGCACCGAAGGACATCATGGCCAGAGACCACCCTCTCCCAAAGTGACATCCATTACCCAATGGCATCCACATTTTTGGCCTTGCCATGTGCCCCTATTTATCCCATGGGAAAATCAACTGTTTACCCAGGAAACCTTCTAGAGAAAGCCAGCAAGACGCCTTTCTCTGGAGGATCTCCATCGTCTGCCAATACACCGGGGCATCTGTCTAGCGGCGAGCTGGGATTAAGCCGCACGGAGCTAAGGAAGGGACAGAAGCGGGTACATGACTGGGGTGTGAGCAGGCGCTGGCTTACCTGCCGGTTATCAGCTGGCTCCGGGATGGGGTGCAGATGGGCTGGATGTAGTAGTTCTCCAGCTTAACGCCCTCCGCTGCCAGCCTGTCCAGCGTTGGCGTCTGGATATCCGAGCCGTGATACCCGACGTCGTGGTAGCCCTGGTCGTCAGTCAGAATGAAGATGATGTGGGGTGGCCTGGCGAAGGCGGGAGGCAGCGATTTCTCCATGGGGTCCGTAGCCACGTCGGCCACCAAACTGGGCTTCATCCAGTCCCAGGATAAATAGCCAAAGCTGAGCAGGCTGACGAGCGAGAAGCCCGTGAGGGCATAGACGGCCATCCCGGAGCACGCTGCGCTGCCTGCGAAGGGAGCTA carries:
- the ARSI gene encoding arylsulfatase I, with the translated sequence MAVYALTGFSLVSLLSFGYLSWDWMKPSLVADVATDPMEKSLPPAFARPPHIIFILTDDQGYHDVGYHGSDIQTPTLDRLAAEGVKLENYYIQPICTPSRSQLITGRYQIHTGLQHSIIRPRQPNCLPLDQVTLPQKLQEAGYSTHMVGKWHLGFYKKECLPTRRGFDTFLGSLTGNVDYYTYDNCDGPGVCGYDLHEGEDVAWDQSGKYSTFLYTQRVSKILASHSPKEPIFIYVAFQAVHTPLQSPKEYIYRYRSMGNVARRKYAAMVTCMDEAVKNITWALKKYGYYDNSVIVFSTDNGGQTFSGGSNWPLRGRKGTYWEGGVRGIGFVHSPLIKRKRRTSWALVHITDWYPTLVSLARGNLSNVPGLDGYNVWPAISEGKESPRTEILHNIDPLYNHAKYGSLEDGFGIWNTAVQASIRVGEWKLLTGDPGYSDWIPPQTLTNFPGSWWNLERLTNGLRKSVWLFNITADPYERYDLSDQRPDVVRTLLMRLVHYNRTAIPVRYPAENPRAHPDFNGGAWGPWASEDDAEEWEGGGEPLKSRNKKKKCKICKLRSFFRKLNTRLMSNRI